A DNA window from Daucus carota subsp. sativus chromosome 3, DH1 v3.0, whole genome shotgun sequence contains the following coding sequences:
- the LOC108215165 gene encoding ninja-family protein AFP3 — protein MSSGEENTGIDMLERFRTKRDSERKLGERDEGEGEIELSLGLSLNGRFGVDPKRRNNNITRAASIAGFSVGSGGEDVRAWSVAGGPDVGLSRTCSLPMDTEEWRKRKELQSLKRLEAKRKRMEKMKNVRMVRVKAGGDEVVVGPPAPQPAVVIDKKSSVQFCSQGSIGSQGSGAGSSGVSDPDTHEIPQATNNGSPASTRSSVEPIVDNKPAETVTEKPSPVLEHSGSRNEEALKNMISNMPCVSTRDGPDGKRINGFLYRCKSGEELKIICVCHGEFLSPAEFVKHGGGGDVENPLRHIVINRAQS, from the exons ATGTCAAGTGGTGAGGAAAACACGGGGATTGATATGCTGGAGAGATTTCGCACCAAGAGAGATTCGGAGAGAAAGttgggagagagagatgagggagagggagagattgAACTGAGTCTAGGCCTTTCTTTGAACGGGAGATTCGGGGTTGACCCAAAAAGACGTAACAATAATATTACCCGGGCTGCTTCGATCGCGGGTTTTTCGGTCGGGTCGGGTGGGGAGGATGTGAGAGCGTGGAGTGTTGCGGGTGGGCCCGACGTGGGTTTGAGCAGGACTTGTTCGTTGCCGATGGATACAGAGGAGTGGAGGAAGAGGAAGGAGTTGCAGTCTCTAAAGAGATTGGAGGCTAAGAGGAAGaggatggagaagatgaagaatgtGAGGATGGTGAGAGTCAAAGCTGGTGGTGATGAGGTTGTGGTGGGCCCACCGGCCCCACAACCTGCTGTTGTGATCGACAAGAAGAGTTCAGTTCAGTTCTGTTCACAGGGGTCTATTGGATCTCAAGGCAGTGGGGCTGGTTCTTCTGGTGTGTCTGATCCTGATACTCATGAAATTCCACAAG CAACGAACAACGGAAGCCCTGCAAGTACTCGGTCTTCAGTTGAGCCGATAGTTGACAACAAGCCTGCAGAAACTGTGACGGAGAAGCCATCACCCGTACTGGAACATTCTGGATCCAGAAATGAGGAAGCGTTGAAGAACATGATCAGCAACATGCCTTGCGTCTCAACAAGAGATGGTCCTGATGGCAAAAGAATCAATGGCTTCTTATACAGATGTAAGAGTGGAGAAGAACTGAAGATTATATGTGTTTGTCATGGTGAATTCCTTTCTCCGGCTGAATTTGTGAAGCATGGTGGTGGCGGGGATGTCGAAAATCCTTTAAGGCATATAGTTATTAATCGTGCTCAATCGTAG
- the LOC108215451 gene encoding nuclear transport factor 2, giving the protein MTTQNDIPPVPSAHNVGMAFVAQYYPILQEHPESVYKFYQDLSVISRPEPDGGMISVTTMKDINDKICSMNYKTAEILTADAQDSMKDGVILLVTGFLTGADNLRRRFTQTFFLAPQHVGYFVLNDVLRYIDENDPLDANTISVSGIDDTPSASLTPDPEPSHVLDPPVLNQEKSQVEELPSIEIKTADPKGNESELVSTKAAPSSESHPIENHISAALDTASCDAEEDAPKKSYASIVSSHTKKGISGTVKMYVPTNTAKVDSPKIEKPPVKSISQEPAPAASVPNVPASNHADDEGDGHSIYVKNLPLSVTPNQLEMEFKRFGPIKHGGVQVRSNKGFRFGFVEFQDVNSMNNAIQASPVTIGDRQATVEIKRTTTRVGNAGSNSRGRFSSGRGGYRNDSFRGRGNYSGGRGYGRNDFGGRGEYSGRGRGPGGRNGDGNQQGRGRGGRRSGPSQNVVAS; this is encoded by the exons ATGACAACCCAAAATGACATCCCTCCTGTTCCTAGTGCGCACAATGTTGGCATGGCTTTTGTCGCACAATACTACCCCATTCTCCAAGAACATCCGGAATCggtttataaattttatcaagaTTTAAGCGTAATAAGCCGGCCAGAACCTGATGGTGGTATGATATCAGTGACAACCATGAAA GATATTAATGACAAGATATGTTCTATGAATTACAAGACAGCAGAGATATTGACTGCAGATGCACAGGATTCAATGAAAGATGGAGTGATTCTTCTGGTTACTGGATTCTTAACTGGTGCAGACAACCTACGAAGAAGATTCACACAAACATTTTTTCTTGCTCCACAGCATGTAGGTTACTTTGTTCTCAATGATGTTCTCAGGTACATTGATGAAAATGATCCTTTAGATGCTAACACAATTTCGGTTAGTGGGATTGATGACACCCCATCAGCCAGCCTGACACCAGATCCAG AGCCATCACATGTGCTTGATCCTCCAGTATTAAACCAGGAGAAGTCCCAAGTTGAGGAGCTTCCAAGTATTGAGATAAAGACTGCTGACCCAAAAGGAAATGAGAGTGAGTTGGTGAGTACAAAAGCTGCTCCATCTTCTGAATCTCACCCCATAGAGAATCATATTTCAGCAGCTCTAGACACAGCTTCTTGTGATGCTGAAGAGGATGCTCCAAAGAAGTCATATGCGTCCATTGTAAGTTCTCACACAAAGAAGGGAATCTCAGGAACTGTTAAGATGTATGTGCCTACTAATACCGCAAAGGTTGATTCTCCGAAGATTGAAAAGCCTCCTGTCAAGTCTATCTCACAAGAGCCAGCTCCAGCTGCTTCAGTTCCTAATGTTCCAGCAAGTAACCATGCAGATGATGAGG GTGACGGCCACTCTATCTATGTGAAGAATTTGCCTCTAAGCGTAACCCCCAATCAGCTTGAGATGGAGTTTAAGAGATTTGGGCCAATTAAACATGGTGGAGTTCAAGTAAGAAGTAACAAG GGATTTCGCTTTGGCTTTGTGGAATTTCAAGATGTGAATTCTATGAACAATGCAATTCAG GCTTCACCAGTTACAATTGGGGATCGTCAAGCAACTGTTGAGATAAAGAGAACGACTACTCGAG TGGGAAATGCAGGGAGCAACTCCCGTGGTCGTTTCTCTTCTGGACGAGGAGGGTACAGGAATGACAGCTTCAGAGGCCGTGGAAATTACAGTGGTGGAAGGGGTTATGGCAGAAATGACTTTGGTGGTCGTGGTGAATATTCTGGGCGTGGAAGGGGTCCAGGTGGTCGCAATGGAGATGGAAACCAGCAAGGAAGGGGACGAGGGGGCCGTCGAAGTGGCCCGAGTCAAAATGTAGTTGCGTCTTAG
- the LOC108214570 gene encoding uncharacterized protein LOC108214570: MSHPWFFHLLHTAMASAAKSLVQTLRKYIKKPWEITGPCASPEYKLAVPLATEYRLHCPASFPQQAIVPTSDPETVYDIKYFSRDQRRNRPPIRRTVLKKADVEKMMKEKTGFDVSEFPPVYLTKIVEEDYNARGGGYTH; this comes from the exons ATGAGTCAT CCTTGGTTTTTTCATCTTCTACACACAGCAATGGCGTCCGCGGCAAAATCACTGGTCCAAACCCTaagaaaatacataaaaaagcCCTGGGAAATCACCGGCCCATGTGCAAGCCCCGAGTACAAGCTGGCCGTCCCTCTCGCCACCGAGTATCGTCTCCACTGTCCGGCGAGCTTCCCCCAGCAAGCAATCGTCCCCACCTCCGATCCCGAGACCGTGTACGATATCAAGTACTTCTCTCGGGACCAGCGCCGTAACCGACCCCCGATTCGCCGGACTGTGTTGAAGAAAGCTGACGTGGAGAAGATGATGAAGGAGAAGACTGGGTTTGATGTGTCGGAGTTTCCTCCTGTTTATTTGACCAAGATTGTTGAGGAGGATTATAATGCTCGTGGTGGTGGTTATACTCACTAA